A region from the Triticum urartu cultivar G1812 chromosome 1, Tu2.1, whole genome shotgun sequence genome encodes:
- the LOC125542210 gene encoding MDIS1-interacting receptor like kinase 2-like isoform X1 — translation MSGNRLSGSIPKELGACVKLQSLKINNNSFSGSLPGAIGNLAGLQIMLDVSNNKLSGVLPQQLGRLQMLEFLNLSHNQFSGSIPSSLASMVSLSTLDVSYNDLEGPVPIARLLQNASASWFLPNKGLCGNLPGLPPCYSTPIAAHKKGKILGLLLPIVLVMGFVIVAAIVVIILARKKRNPQESVTAEARDLFSVWNFDGRLAFDDIVRATEDFDDKYIIGTGGYGKVYKAQLQDGQLVAVKKLHQNEEELDDGRRFRSEMEILTQIRQRSIVKMYAFCSHPTYKFLVYDYIQQGSLHGILENQEGAKELDWTKRIALATDVAQAILYLHQECSPPIIHRDITSNNILLDTSFKGFVSDFGTARILKPDSSNWSALAGTYGYMAPELSYTSVVTEKCDVYSFGVVVLELVMGKHPRDLLDGSLSSWEEAMLVKDILDQRPTTPTTTEEKSLALLVNLAFSCLESSPQARPTMREAYQMLIQQPCSSPSPVPFSALTLQQAMHVDV, via the exons ATGTCTGGGAACAGATTGAGTGGATCAATACCTAAGGAACTAGGGGCCTGCGTGAAACTACAATCCTTGAAGATCAACAACAACAGCTTCAGTGGGAGTTTGCCTGGTGCGATTGGAAATTTAGCAGGCCTGCAGATCATGTTAGATGTGAGCAACAATAAACTCAGTGGTGTGTTGCCGCAGCAACTTGGGAGGTTGCAGATGCTAGAATTTCTGAATTTATCACATAACCAGTTCAGTGGCAGCATTCCATCCTCCCTTGCAAGCATGGTGAGCCTTTCAACACTCGATGTGTCCTACAATGACTTAGAAGGACCGGTCCCAATAGCACGGTTACTTCAAAATGCTTCAGCGAGTTGGTTTCTTCCCAATAAAGGTCTGTGTGGCAACCTCCCTGGCCTCCCACCTTGTTATTCAACCCCCATAGCTGCtcacaaaaaggggaagatacttggtttgcTTTTGCCAATTGTTCTTGTGATGGGTTTTGTCATTGTTGCTGCAATTGTCGTAATAATACTTGCTCGTAAGAAGAGAAATCCACAAGAAAGTGTTACCGCTGAAGCAAGGGACCTATTCTCTGTTTGGAATTTTGATGGAAGATTAGCATTTGATGATATTGTAAGGGCAACAGAAGACTTTGATGATAAGTACATCATTGGAACAGGGGGATACGGCAAAGTCTACAAGGCACAACTGCAAGACGGGCAGCTGGTTGCTGTTAAGAAGCTTCACCAGAACGAAGAAGAGTTGGATGATGGAAGAAGATTTCGTAGTGAAATGGAAATCTTAACACAGATCCGACAACGAAGCATTGTCAAAATGTATGCATTCTGCTCCCATCCAACATATAAATTTCTCGTCTACGATTACATTCAGCAGGGAAGCCTCCACGGAATATTGGAAAATCAGGAGGGAGCAAAGGAACTAGATTGGACTAAGAGAATTGCTCTTGCAACAGATGTGGCTCAAGCAATATTATATTTGCACCAAGAATGCAGTCCACCTATAATCCATCGAGATATCACAAGCAACAACATATTGCTTGATACATCCTTCAAGGGTTTTGTCTCGGATTTCGGCACGGCAAGGATTCTTAAGCCCGATTCATCAAACTGGAGCGCACTCGCAGGAACGTACGGCTATATGGCTCCTG AGTTGTCATACACATCTGTTGTGACCGAGAAATGTGACGTCTATAGTTTTGGCGTTGTTGTGCTAGAGCTAGTGATGGGCAAGCATCCAAGGGATCTCCTAGACGGTAGTTTGTCGAGTTGGGAAGAAGCTATGCTGGTGAAAGATATTTTAGACCAACGGCCGACGACACCAACAACAACAGAAGAGAAGAGCTTAGCTCTGCTCGTCAACCTGGCCTTCTCTTGCTTGGAATCTTCTCCACAAGCAAGGCCAACCATGCGGGAGGCATACCAAATGCTCATCCAGCAACCTTGTTCTAGTCCAAGTCCCGTGCCTTTCAGCGCACTTACATTACAGCAAGCGATGCATGTTGATGTATGA